The DNA sequence CGGCTGTTTCGTATAAAGCGCGATCCACGACAGCGGGAAAACCGACACCAGGTGGAACAGCGCAAAGCTCGCCAGCGGAGCGAAGGCGCCAATCACGATATTCCGCCCCTCCGTCCGCACCGTTTCCAGCACCGGAGAAGGCTGCAACTCCCGCGCCTCGAACAATCGCTCAAACTCATGCGTCACCACGATCCGCAGCCGCGCAAACAGCGCCACCACATTGATCGCGAACGCCACGAAGAAGGGATAGCGCCAGCCCCAATCCAGGAAATCCGCCCGCGACAGATTAAACAGGAAGAAAGCGAACAACCCACTCGCCACCACTAACGCCAGCGGCGCGCCCAGCTGCGGCATCATCGCATACCAGCCGCGCTTATTCTGCGGCGCATTCAGCGACAGCAGCGACGCCAACCCATCCCATGTCCCGCCCAGCGCCACGCCCTGCCCCGCCCGGAATATAGCCAGCAACACCGCCGACCATATGCCCGCTGTCTCATAGCCCGGCAGGAATGCGATGAAGGCCGTCGATCCGCCCAGCAGGAACAGCGCGATAGTAAGCTTCACGCCCCGCCCATAAGCCCGATCCACAGCCATGAAGATGAACGACCCGATCGGCCGCGTCACAAACGCCAGCGCAAAGATGGCGAAGGACCAAAGCGTCCCCGCCAAGGGGCTCAAAAAGGGAAAGACATGCGCCGGAAA is a window from the Sphingobium sp. Cam5-1 genome containing:
- a CDS encoding MFS transporter, which codes for MNAATTTPSSTQMERDARLVTARDHKVAPGEIAIGVIIGRTSEFFDFFVYAIASCIVFPAHVFPFLSPLAGTLWSFAIFALAFVTRPIGSFIFMAVDRAYGRGVKLTIALFLLGGSTAFIAFLPGYETAGIWSAVLLAIFRAGQGVALGGTWDGLASLLSLNAPQNKRGWYAMMPQLGAPLALVVASGLFAFFLFNLSRADFLDWGWRYPFFVAFAINVVALFARLRIVVTHEFERLFEARELQPSPVLETVRTEGRNIVIGAFAPLASFALFHLVSVFPLSWIALYTKQPLERFLVIEAIGASVGVLAIVVSGFVADMVGRRKLLAWSALGIAIFSIAAPLLLNGGELAEIAFMILGFMLLGLSFGQSSGVVASNFSTATRYTGSALTSDLAWLVGAGFAPLVALALSVTFGLAASGAYLFSGAVVTGLALFINKELAGKDR